One window from the genome of Paracoccus zhejiangensis encodes:
- a CDS encoding LolA family protein, with protein MKIRSLALAPVFALAFALPAMAEKISLNELSNYLNGLSTMNGKFTQVNNDGSISTGQIYIQRPGRVRFEYNNDKQLVLASGGQVAVFDSKSNNGPQQYPLSETPLSIILAQNVNLGRANMVTGHSEQKNSTVVTAQDPAHPEYGNIQMVFTAGPTELRQWVVTDNAGEKTTVILGEMAKGARFPASTFSINDEVARRK; from the coding sequence ATGAAAATACGCTCACTCGCCCTCGCGCCCGTCTTCGCCCTCGCCTTCGCGCTGCCCGCGATGGCCGAGAAAATCTCGCTCAACGAGCTGTCGAACTATCTGAACGGCCTCAGCACCATGAACGGCAAGTTCACCCAGGTGAACAATGACGGCAGCATCTCGACCGGCCAGATCTATATCCAGCGCCCGGGCCGGGTGCGCTTCGAGTATAACAACGACAAGCAGCTGGTCCTCGCCTCGGGCGGGCAGGTCGCGGTCTTTGACAGCAAGTCGAACAACGGCCCGCAGCAATACCCGCTGTCGGAAACGCCGCTGTCGATCATCCTGGCGCAGAACGTGAACCTTGGCCGCGCCAATATGGTCACCGGCCATAGCGAGCAGAAGAACAGCACCGTCGTCACCGCGCAGGACCCGGCCCATCCGGAATACGGCAATATCCAGATGGTCTTCACCGCCGGCCCGACCGAGCTGCGCCAATGGGTCGTGACCGACAATGCCGGCGAGAAGACCACGGTGATCCTCGGCGAGATGGCCAAGGGCGCACGCTTCCCGGCCTCGACCTTCTCGATCAATGATGAGGTTGCGCGCCGCAAGTAA
- a CDS encoding glutaminase, producing MPQAQPDRGRADPSPEALQEFLTGLAAEIHARADWGKVADYIPELADVELAQFGIAVQLADGSLCHAGASEVGFSIQSISKVFSLACVLGRIGEQIWQRVGREPSGSRFDSILLLELEKGIPRNPFINAGALVVTDELLTGRTPRDALAEIIHFIRAAAGDDAIHIDRAVAMSEQATGDRNRALGNYLKSYGNLKNPVDYTLGTYFHQCAIEMDCLQLARAGRVIAGLPGAPSILAPARARRITALMLTCGHYDESGDFAFRVGLPGKSGVGGGILMVAPGRASIAIWSPGLNATGNSRAGAYAAEKLAEFTGWSVFG from the coding sequence ATGCCGCAGGCACAACCGGACCGGGGCAGGGCCGATCCCTCGCCCGAGGCGCTGCAAGAGTTCCTGACCGGCCTCGCCGCCGAGATCCATGCGCGCGCCGACTGGGGCAAGGTGGCCGACTACATCCCGGAACTGGCGGATGTGGAGCTGGCGCAATTCGGCATCGCGGTGCAGCTGGCCGATGGCAGCCTGTGCCATGCCGGGGCATCAGAGGTCGGCTTCTCGATCCAGTCGATCAGCAAGGTGTTTTCGTTGGCCTGCGTGCTGGGCCGCATAGGTGAGCAGATCTGGCAGCGGGTGGGGCGCGAACCCTCGGGCTCGCGCTTCGATTCGATCCTGCTTCTGGAGCTCGAGAAGGGCATTCCGCGCAATCCCTTCATCAATGCCGGCGCGCTGGTCGTCACCGACGAATTGCTGACCGGGCGGACGCCGCGCGATGCGCTGGCCGAAATCATCCATTTCATCCGCGCCGCCGCCGGGGACGATGCCATCCATATCGACCGCGCCGTTGCCATGTCGGAACAGGCCACCGGCGATCGCAATCGCGCGCTTGGCAATTACCTGAAATCCTATGGCAACCTAAAGAACCCGGTCGATTACACGCTTGGCACCTATTTCCACCAATGCGCCATCGAGATGGATTGCCTGCAACTGGCGCGCGCCGGCCGGGTCATTGCCGGCCTGCCCGGCGCACCCTCGATCCTTGCCCCGGCCCGGGCGCGGCGGATCACCGCGCTGATGCTGACCTGCGGCCATTACGACGAATCCGGCGATTTCGCCTTTCGCGTCGGCCTGCCCGGCAAATCCGGGGTGGGCGGCGGCATCCTGATGGTCGCCCCCGGCCGCGCCTCGATTGCCATCTGGTCGCCGGGGCTGAACGCCACCGGCAATTCCCGCGCCGGTGCCTATGCGGCGGAGAAGCTGGCCGAGTTCACCGGCTGGTCGGTCTTTGGCTGA
- a CDS encoding M23 family metallopeptidase: protein MQVDPAFQSHRQNARRRRNRSRAIRAGIGLAVLLLAGGIGWLVWPGDGAPSGEPVQVADAASGGDLQDGAQMVQVEEAFDVAPVVRADTFTDLPGDPLILRLADAGQGDRSLPLAGPPTLDVGRVGLPAPDRLMLVNETLHVRERRLMTALPSSPEDFALFQSQRTRSIELLQAKAEAPAPIDPLTMTEAEKTPAPVAASTLFLNPEAERPPLSQELVLDLELATPLADLLRDNGFQAAEIETVVQGAAGLLPVEEALPEGTVLAIRFDPRPDDPRLMQLSLYGAEGWQGSVARSGAERLVAAADPWIDADIQDLARNEDGPSGEGLQYRLLDVIYSAAIRAKVPTEIVGEVIAMMAQVHDLAGFADPGDRLTLIFARDHGAGGGLAGQVLFAGVDGPSGAKPCYVVPREDGQGFRCHAPGARVARAEGGEVAMTLPVSGTIRRKFGAEDAGAGEGAGETLPGIDFAAARGAPVIAAAAGQLREITGEGENFSVTLDHGAGLVTRYSGLSALAEGLVKGAAVPAGGSLGRVGQVGGEDGLFFQAFRAGQAINPMPLFTGGQTVLASDAVEALIGRIIRVESAGNATAKNPLSSATGLGQFIDSTWLRMMASYRPELAASMARRDLLNLRFNPDLSREMVKHLAQENEAYLRARGHQITAGRLYLAHFLGPEGAHRALSAADGASVLQVMGAGVVNANPFLNGYSIAELKGWADRKMNAAPVLAATPEPEREAPPSPAVLAFVAAMDAMLQENLPDRG from the coding sequence GTGCAGGTCGACCCCGCCTTTCAGAGCCACCGCCAGAATGCCCGCCGGCGTCGCAATCGCAGCCGGGCGATCCGCGCGGGGATCGGGCTTGCCGTGCTGCTGCTTGCCGGGGGGATCGGCTGGCTGGTCTGGCCCGGCGATGGAGCTCCCTCCGGCGAACCCGTGCAGGTCGCCGATGCTGCGAGTGGAGGCGATCTGCAGGACGGCGCGCAGATGGTTCAGGTCGAAGAGGCGTTCGATGTGGCACCGGTGGTCCGGGCCGATACCTTCACCGACCTGCCCGGCGATCCCTTGATCCTGCGGCTTGCCGATGCGGGGCAGGGCGACCGCAGCCTTCCGCTGGCCGGCCCGCCGACGCTGGATGTCGGCCGCGTCGGCTTGCCCGCGCCGGACCGGCTGATGCTGGTGAACGAGACGCTGCATGTGCGCGAACGGCGGCTGATGACGGCGCTGCCCAGTTCGCCCGAGGATTTCGCGTTGTTTCAGTCGCAGCGCACCCGCTCGATCGAGCTGTTGCAGGCCAAGGCCGAGGCGCCGGCGCCAATCGACCCGCTGACCATGACCGAGGCCGAGAAGACCCCCGCCCCGGTCGCCGCCTCGACCCTGTTCCTGAACCCCGAGGCCGAGCGCCCACCGCTGTCGCAGGAACTCGTGTTGGATCTGGAACTGGCCACGCCGCTGGCCGACCTTCTGCGCGACAACGGCTTTCAGGCCGCCGAGATCGAGACGGTGGTGCAGGGCGCAGCCGGTCTGTTGCCGGTCGAGGAGGCGCTGCCCGAGGGCACGGTTCTGGCGATCCGGTTCGACCCACGCCCCGATGATCCCCGCCTGATGCAATTGTCGCTTTACGGGGCCGAGGGCTGGCAGGGATCGGTGGCGCGCAGCGGGGCCGAGCGGCTTGTGGCGGCGGCCGATCCGTGGATCGATGCCGATATTCAGGATCTCGCGCGGAACGAGGACGGTCCGTCGGGCGAGGGTCTGCAATATCGCCTGCTCGACGTGATCTATTCCGCCGCCATCCGCGCCAAGGTGCCGACCGAGATCGTGGGCGAGGTCATCGCCATGATGGCGCAGGTGCATGATCTGGCCGGCTTCGCCGATCCGGGCGACCGGCTGACGCTGATCTTCGCCCGCGATCATGGTGCTGGCGGCGGGTTGGCCGGCCAGGTGCTGTTCGCCGGTGTCGACGGGCCGTCCGGGGCAAAGCCCTGCTACGTGGTGCCGCGCGAGGATGGACAGGGCTTCCGCTGCCATGCGCCGGGCGCGCGGGTGGCGCGGGCCGAGGGTGGCGAGGTCGCGATGACCCTGCCGGTCAGCGGCACCATCCGCCGCAAGTTCGGGGCCGAGGATGCGGGTGCGGGCGAGGGCGCGGGCGAGACCCTGCCCGGCATCGACTTCGCCGCCGCCAGGGGCGCGCCGGTGATCGCCGCCGCCGCCGGGCAGCTGCGCGAGATCACGGGTGAGGGCGAGAACTTCAGCGTGACGCTGGATCATGGCGCCGGGCTGGTCACGCGCTATTCGGGGCTTTCGGCCTTGGCCGAGGGGCTGGTCAAGGGCGCGGCGGTTCCGGCGGGCGGTTCGCTTGGCCGGGTCGGGCAGGTCGGCGGCGAGGACGGGCTGTTCTTTCAGGCCTTCCGCGCGGGGCAGGCGATCAACCCGATGCCGCTTTTCACCGGCGGCCAGACGGTGCTGGCCTCGGACGCGGTCGAGGCGCTGATCGGTCGGATCATCCGGGTGGAAAGCGCCGGCAATGCCACGGCCAAGAACCCGCTGTCTTCCGCCACGGGGCTGGGACAGTTCATCGATTCCACCTGGCTGCGGATGATGGCCAGCTATCGCCCGGAACTGGCCGCCAGCATGGCACGGCGCGACCTGCTGAACCTGCGATTCAACCCCGATCTCTCGCGCGAGATGGTCAAGCATCTGGCGCAGGAGAACGAGGCTTACTTGCGCGCGCGTGGCCATCAGATCACCGCGGGGCGGCTCTATCTGGCGCATTTCCTTGGCCCCGAGGGGGCGCATCGGGCGTTGTCGGCAGCGGATGGGGCCAGCGTCTTGCAGGTGATGGGGGCGGGGGTGGTGAACGCGAACCCCTTCCTCAACGGCTATTCCATCGCCGAGCTGAAGGGCTGGGCCGACCGCAAGATGAACGCCGCCCCGGTTCTGGCCGCCACGCCCGAGCCCGAACGCGAGGCGCCGCCCTCGCCCGCCGTGCTGGCCTTCGTTGCGGCGATGGATGCGATGTTGCAGGAAAACCTGCCCGACCGCGGATAG
- a CDS encoding DUF1036 domain-containing protein translates to MLRFFIPLLIVITLWSAPARAEFKVCNQSFDVLNLSFGQPAQGGFRTEGWWRVAPNQCATLIREPLTARFLYLFATDVFGKSALGGTVPMCVAPRRFRIEGERDCLLRGHLEASFVEIDTGRADEWTVFVAPRP, encoded by the coding sequence ATGTTACGTTTTTTCATTCCTTTACTGATCGTGATCACACTCTGGTCCGCACCGGCGCGGGCCGAGTTCAAGGTCTGCAACCAGAGCTTCGACGTGCTGAACCTGTCCTTTGGACAGCCGGCTCAGGGTGGGTTTCGCACCGAGGGCTGGTGGCGCGTTGCGCCGAACCAATGCGCCACACTGATCCGAGAGCCGCTGACGGCGCGCTTTCTCTATCTCTTCGCCACCGATGTCTTCGGCAAGTCGGCGCTTGGCGGCACGGTTCCCATGTGTGTCGCCCCGCGCCGCTTTCGCATCGAGGGCGAGCGGGATTGCCTGCTGCGTGGTCATCTGGAGGCGAGCTTTGTCGAGATCGATACTGGGCGGGCGGATGAATGGACGGTTTTCGTGGCGCCGCGGCCATGA
- a CDS encoding MotA/TolQ/ExbB proton channel family protein, with translation MNFSTLSLGLPAVTVAVFAALALLSVLALTVTIFKILQFRRIGVGKGRLADQVLDDWLNGRPDEAMRKAGQGDGVLPRVLQAVMSGLRARPNDPDYAEELGRQSALVELSSMAARMRLLESVVQAAPMLGLLGTVIGMIDAFSALSQSTGAIDPAQLAGGIWTALTTTAIGLAIALVTYFVANWLESRIDAERQDIEMAISAAIHGRVAGGGRR, from the coding sequence ATGAATTTCTCGACCCTATCTCTCGGCCTTCCCGCGGTTACCGTGGCGGTCTTCGCCGCCCTCGCGCTTCTGTCAGTGCTGGCGCTGACCGTGACGATCTTCAAGATCCTGCAATTCCGTCGCATCGGGGTCGGCAAGGGCCGGCTTGCCGACCAGGTGCTGGACGACTGGCTGAACGGTCGCCCGGACGAGGCCATGCGCAAGGCCGGTCAGGGCGATGGCGTGCTGCCGCGCGTGCTGCAAGCGGTGATGTCTGGCCTAAGGGCAAGGCCGAACGATCCTGACTATGCCGAGGAGCTGGGTCGGCAATCGGCGCTGGTCGAGCTGTCCTCGATGGCGGCGCGGATGCGGCTGCTCGAGTCGGTGGTGCAGGCCGCGCCGATGCTGGGTCTCCTAGGCACGGTGATCGGCATGATCGATGCCTTCTCGGCCCTGTCGCAATCGACCGGTGCCATCGACCCGGCGCAGCTGGCCGGCGGCATCTGGACGGCGCTGACCACCACGGCCATCGGCCTTGCCATCGCGCTGGTCACCTATTTCGTCGCCAACTGGCTCGAATCCCGCATCGATGCCGAGCGGCAGGATATCGAGATGGCGATCTCGGCCGCGATCCATGGCCGCGTGGCGGGCGGCGGGCGGCGCTGA
- a CDS encoding ExbD/TolR family protein: MAGARTHPRIELPQRQRRYGFALTPLADAMFQLLVFFMLSANLTPYSLLSLKAGTIGGGTSGETPADSGDEPGATALSPGDTAVWSVSRESIVASGQRFGFDALPQLAEAMQVAGTARVLLVTRPDAQVQGLVSVLEALAAHGITDVQIAGGTAAGSTAGVQP; this comes from the coding sequence ATGGCCGGGGCGCGGACCCATCCCCGGATCGAGCTGCCGCAACGCCAGCGCCGCTATGGCTTTGCGCTGACGCCGCTGGCCGATGCGATGTTCCAGCTGCTGGTCTTCTTCATGCTCTCGGCCAACCTGACGCCGTATTCGCTGCTGAGCCTCAAGGCCGGCACGATCGGCGGAGGAACCTCGGGCGAGACCCCTGCCGACAGCGGAGACGAGCCTGGCGCCACCGCCCTCTCGCCCGGCGATACCGCGGTGTGGTCGGTCAGCCGCGAATCCATCGTCGCCAGCGGCCAGCGCTTCGGCTTCGACGCGCTGCCGCAACTGGCCGAGGCGATGCAGGTGGCGGGTACCGCGCGGGTACTGTTGGTGACGCGCCCGGATGCGCAGGTGCAGGGGCTGGTCTCGGTGCTGGAGGCGCTTGCCGCGCATGGGATCACCGATGTGCAGATCGCCGGCGGCACTGCGGCGGGTTCCACCGCAGGGGTCCAGCCATGA
- a CDS encoding ExbD/TolR family protein — protein MTVSLPPRRQHTHIDVSLAIVNIVLLLIFFFMVTGQITAERPSDEVELPISSSLPLDQLPRPLLVVTRDGQWLLDGAEVAPDLLEVALEALPEPLTLHLLLDRGAPADLLVAVLQNPALAERSVRLVTLKERTAE, from the coding sequence ATGACCGTTTCGCTGCCCCCGCGACGCCAGCACACGCATATCGACGTGTCGCTGGCCATCGTCAATATCGTCCTGCTGCTGATCTTCTTCTTCATGGTGACTGGCCAGATCACCGCCGAGCGCCCCTCGGACGAGGTCGAGCTACCGATTAGCAGTAGCCTGCCGCTGGACCAGTTGCCACGCCCCCTGCTGGTCGTCACGCGCGACGGGCAATGGCTGCTTGACGGGGCCGAGGTCGCGCCCGATCTTCTGGAGGTGGCGCTGGAGGCGCTGCCCGAGCCGCTGACCCTGCATCTGCTGCTGGATCGCGGTGCGCCGGCTGATCTGCTGGTCGCGGTGCTGCAGAACCCGGCACTTGCCGAGCGTTCAGTGCGGCTGGTGACGCTGAAGGAGAGGACGGCCGAATGA
- the tssH gene encoding type VI secretion system ATPase TssH — translation MTEISIEKFAGKMNRAGYDAFIQAMRHARGEGNRNVELAHWLFHALSNQDCDISVTLRELGLDRGKALQEADRAMAALKKGVTETPGISDTLGDALNHAWTYATLFFGETQIRSGHVLVALLNDGHLRRELLTISPVFGEVSVDRISADSRTLWAGSEEETMRPMDGSGLVGAGTPGAAEGGAKTALGRFSVDMTAQAESGTMDRIVGRDDEIRQIVDILLRRRQNNPILTGEAGVGKTAVVEGFAQRLASGDVPPALQGMRLYMLDIGAMQAGASMKGEFEQRLRSVIEEVQASPIPIILFIDEAHTLIGAGGAQGTGDAANLLKPALARGTLRTIAATTWAEYRNHIEKDPALTRRFQPVTVDEPGIEQCCYMLRGILDPMESHHKVRISDEAITAAVALSARYIPARQLPDKAVSLLDTACARVAISQNATPARIADLREAIAALETEIAAKEAERDLGETNEARLTEAEGEAETLRGKLAEAEAGYAEEKAVVDQILALRERLAEAEGENFDAEAVRAEMAAEMAKLADRNPDDRMIWPHVDEQAVASVISDWTGIPAGRMVADELQAILGLADHLKERVIGQDHGLKMIAKRVETSRAGLSNPNKPIGVFMLAGPSGVGKTETALALAEQLYGGEQNIITINMSEFQEAHSVSLLKGAPPGYVGYGEGGRLTEAVRRKPYSVVLLDEIEKAHPDVHELFFQVFDKGMMEDGNGRPINFRNTLILLTSNVGTNVIMDMAEGGETTPDMETLEARLKPELLKVFPPALLGRIVTIPYFPLGGEVLAGIAKLKLGAIVARMRSAHGAKLGWEDAVIDHIVAECRDPDSGGRMIDNIITNSILPDLSRQVLSRMVEGAAMSDVTIAMKDGKFDYVFA, via the coding sequence ATGACCGAAATCAGTATCGAGAAATTCGCCGGCAAGATGAACCGCGCCGGCTATGACGCCTTCATTCAGGCGATGCGCCATGCCCGGGGCGAGGGCAACCGCAATGTCGAGCTGGCGCATTGGCTGTTCCATGCGCTGTCCAACCAGGACTGCGACATCTCGGTCACGCTGCGCGAATTGGGCCTCGATCGCGGCAAGGCGCTGCAAGAGGCTGACCGGGCAATGGCGGCGCTGAAGAAGGGCGTGACGGAGACGCCGGGAATCTCGGACACGCTTGGCGATGCCCTGAACCACGCCTGGACCTATGCCACGCTGTTCTTTGGCGAGACCCAGATCCGCAGCGGCCATGTGCTGGTGGCGCTGCTGAACGACGGGCATCTGAGGCGCGAACTGCTGACCATCTCGCCGGTCTTCGGCGAGGTCTCGGTGGACCGGATCAGCGCTGACAGCCGCACGCTCTGGGCCGGGTCGGAAGAAGAGACGATGCGGCCGATGGATGGCTCGGGCCTGGTCGGGGCCGGCACGCCGGGCGCGGCGGAAGGTGGGGCCAAGACCGCGCTTGGCCGCTTCTCGGTCGACATGACCGCGCAGGCGGAATCGGGCACGATGGACCGCATCGTTGGCCGCGATGACGAGATCCGTCAGATCGTCGATATCCTGCTGCGCCGCCGCCAGAACAACCCGATCCTGACCGGCGAGGCTGGGGTGGGGAAGACCGCCGTGGTCGAGGGTTTCGCGCAGCGTCTCGCCTCGGGCGATGTGCCGCCGGCGCTGCAGGGGATGCGGCTCTACATGCTGGATATCGGCGCGATGCAGGCCGGGGCCAGCATGAAGGGCGAGTTCGAGCAGCGCCTGCGCTCGGTGATCGAGGAGGTGCAGGCGAGCCCGATCCCGATCATCCTCTTCATCGACGAGGCGCATACGCTGATCGGCGCGGGCGGGGCGCAGGGCACGGGCGATGCGGCGAACCTGCTGAAGCCGGCGCTGGCACGCGGCACCCTGCGCACCATCGCGGCGACGACATGGGCCGAATATCGCAACCATATCGAGAAGGACCCGGCTTTGACCCGGCGTTTCCAGCCGGTGACGGTGGACGAGCCGGGGATCGAGCAATGCTGCTACATGCTGCGCGGCATCCTTGATCCGATGGAAAGCCATCACAAGGTCCGCATCTCGGACGAGGCGATCACCGCCGCCGTGGCGCTCTCCGCCCGCTATATCCCGGCGCGGCAATTGCCGGACAAGGCGGTGAGCCTTCTAGATACTGCCTGCGCCCGGGTGGCGATCTCGCAGAACGCCACGCCTGCCCGCATCGCCGATCTGCGCGAAGCCATCGCGGCGCTGGAAACCGAGATCGCGGCGAAAGAGGCCGAGCGTGATCTGGGCGAGACCAACGAGGCGCGGCTGACCGAGGCCGAGGGCGAGGCCGAGACCCTGCGCGGCAAGCTGGCCGAGGCCGAGGCGGGCTATGCCGAGGAGAAGGCGGTGGTCGACCAGATCCTTGCGTTGCGCGAACGTCTGGCCGAGGCCGAGGGCGAGAATTTCGACGCCGAGGCCGTGCGCGCCGAGATGGCGGCGGAAATGGCCAAGCTGGCGGACCGCAACCCCGACGACCGGATGATATGGCCGCATGTGGACGAGCAGGCAGTGGCATCGGTCATCAGCGACTGGACCGGCATCCCGGCGGGTCGGATGGTGGCTGATGAACTGCAGGCCATTCTGGGTCTTGCCGATCACCTGAAGGAACGGGTGATCGGTCAGGACCACGGGCTGAAGATGATCGCCAAGCGGGTCGAGACCAGCCGCGCCGGCCTGTCGAACCCGAACAAGCCCATCGGTGTCTTCATGCTGGCCGGCCCCTCGGGCGTCGGCAAGACCGAGACCGCGCTGGCGCTGGCCGAACAGCTTTACGGCGGCGAGCAGAACATCATCACCATCAACATGTCCGAGTTCCAGGAGGCCCATTCCGTCAGCCTGCTGAAAGGCGCGCCGCCGGGCTATGTCGGTTACGGCGAGGGCGGGCGGCTGACCGAGGCGGTGCGGCGCAAACCCTATTCGGTTGTGCTGCTGGACGAGATCGAGAAGGCCCATCCGGATGTGCACGAGCTGTTCTTCCAGGTGTTCGACAAGGGCATGATGGAGGATGGCAATGGCCGCCCGATCAACTTCCGCAACACGCTGATCCTGCTGACCTCGAATGTCGGCACCAATGTCATCATGGACATGGCCGAGGGTGGCGAGACCACGCCCGACATGGAAACGTTGGAGGCGCGGCTGAAGCCGGAACTGCTGAAGGTGTTTCCGCCCGCGCTGCTGGGCCGGATCGTGACCATCCCCTATTTCCCGCTTGGCGGCGAGGTTCTGGCCGGTATTGCCAAGCTGAAACTTGGCGCCATCGTCGCGCGGATGCGCAGCGCACATGGCGCAAAGCTGGGCTGGGAGGATGCGGTGATCGACCATATCGTCGCCGAATGCCGCGATCCCGACAGCGGCGGGCGGATGATCGACAATATCATCACCAATTCCATCCTGCCCGACCTCTCACGCCAGGTTCTTTCGCGCATGGTCGAGGGTGCTGCCATGTCCGACGTCACAATCGCCATGAAGGACGGCAAGTTCGACTACGTCTTTGCCTGA
- the tssG gene encoding type VI secretion system baseplate subunit TssG: MSGDQGFLALLRRLEREAPEKPPIGRAARLRDEVVRIGQDPSLAFPAGEFSETRNGSLRAQVLGFFGPQGALPLNTTEEVARWLETGDDSFVAFTDILATRFLQLFFRAWSDAHAISQFDHPGSDRFNGYVAAIAGIGTPAFRDHDGLHDLARLPMVSLFGGRVRSPVRLRQMIETHLGVDTHVEEHVPYWMEFDASDTSALGQRGSSIGRDMYLGARVQSVGEKIRLDLRTASLAQYRRFLPGQPGYQRLADIVFWYLGKTFVVDVSLSLPASEVEPAVLGKSASIGWMAALAPANDDPEHFVTAATFTLDTDRPAA, encoded by the coding sequence GTGAGCGGCGATCAGGGCTTTCTGGCGCTGCTGCGCCGGCTGGAACGCGAGGCGCCAGAGAAACCGCCGATCGGCCGGGCCGCGCGTTTGCGCGACGAGGTGGTGCGGATCGGTCAGGACCCCTCGCTGGCCTTTCCGGCGGGCGAGTTTTCCGAGACCCGGAACGGTTCGCTCAGGGCGCAGGTGCTGGGCTTCTTCGGCCCGCAAGGCGCGCTGCCGCTGAACACCACCGAAGAGGTCGCCCGCTGGCTGGAAACCGGGGATGACAGCTTTGTCGCCTTCACCGACATCCTGGCGACGCGCTTCCTGCAACTGTTCTTCCGCGCATGGTCGGATGCCCATGCCATCAGCCAGTTCGACCATCCGGGCAGCGACCGCTTCAACGGCTATGTCGCCGCCATCGCCGGGATCGGCACGCCGGCCTTCCGCGACCATGACGGGCTGCACGATCTGGCCCGCCTGCCGATGGTCTCGCTGTTCGGTGGCCGGGTGCGCAGCCCGGTTCGCCTCAGGCAGATGATCGAGACCCACCTGGGCGTCGATACCCATGTCGAGGAGCACGTGCCCTACTGGATGGAGTTCGACGCCAGCGACACTTCGGCGCTTGGCCAGCGCGGCAGTTCCATTGGCCGTGACATGTACCTGGGCGCGCGGGTGCAGTCGGTCGGCGAGAAGATCCGGCTGGATCTGCGCACGGCGAGCCTTGCCCAGTACCGCCGCTTCCTGCCCGGCCAGCCCGGCTATCAGCGGCTGGCCGATATCGTCTTCTGGTATCTGGGCAAGACCTTCGTGGTCGACGTGTCGCTGTCCCTGCCGGCCTCCGAGGTAGAGCCCGCCGTGCTGGGCAAATCCGCCAGCATCGGCTGGATGGCGGCGCTGGCCCCGGCCAATGACGACCCCGAGCATTTTGTAACCGCGGCCACCTTTACCCTGGATACCGACCGACCTGCCGCCTGA